The following coding sequences are from one Saccharomyces cerevisiae S288C chromosome X, complete sequence window:
- the IDS2 gene encoding Ids2p (Protein involved in modulation of Ime2p activity during meiosis; appears to act indirectly to promote Ime2p-mediated late meiotic functions; found in growing cells and degraded during sporulation), giving the protein MDNQQESISEDITGDLAAAVRKSWSESQDNPLLLNFNNSPIGTPTDRYSPEPATMMEGNAMNLSSLARGSTQQQQRLYGSSQTREKSDQQQQDYQLFKHHYSLGQETRESVSDILNDLTLGSPEPSERASPIRQPSVDVPPLTTRRSSIQDVQWIRHLLNPRSSFSGASSNEPTNSPGDFLNQSRAWITILHDSSAESLQAVIVLAESLKNVNSQYNLWVLHSSEVNAFQLAQVGIKTLIIDEYINLFMNFGTGSGFSASSQSTETKGELNFKWCKLFLFFSLIDRFELICYLSPTCLVLQNIDELLESTEVSDEIDNETCVLLSNKVNYINEDLVSVNQDQSSAENYDDDPQIIILKPNRAVAMCIKEYFTIYGNDFEGESKRSMFHQMNDLQIMKALFGDKWSYIDSVGYCAVPIASVPANRLNYKIIEFKILKPWERQNYIAAGQHRESIMNKWLDLWRDFLNQAN; this is encoded by the coding sequence atggatAATCAGCAGGAAAGTATATCTGAAGATATCACCGGTGATCTGGCCGCTGCTGTGAGAAAGTCATGGTCCGAGTCACAAGATAATCCATTACTGTTAAATTTTAATAATTCTCCCATAGGTACTCCCACTGATAGGTACTCCCCTGAACCAGCAACGATGATGGAAGGAAATGCAATGAATCTTTCATCACTTGCGAGAGGGTCGAcacagcagcagcaaagGCTTTATGGATCTTCTCAAACACGCGAAAAATCTGATCAACAGCAGCAGGATTATCAGCTGTTCAAACATCATTATTCTTTGGGACAGGAGACGAGAGAGTCTGTTTCAGATATCCTTAACGATTTGACTCTAGGATCTCCGGAACCAAGCGAAAGGGCATCACCAATAAGGCAACCATCGGTGGATGTTCCACCTTTAACTACAAGGCGTAGTTCTATACAGGACGTTCAGTGGATAAGACATTTACTGAACCCAAGAAGTTCGTTTTCCGGCGCATCTTCCAATGAACCAACCAACTCTCCTGGGGATTTTCTTAATCAGAGCAGGGCTTGGATAACAATACTGCACGATTCATCGGCAGAATCTTTACAGGCTGTCATCGTATTGGCCGAGTCATTGAAGAATGTCAATTCTCAGTATAATCTCTGGGTATTGCATTCCAGTGAAGTCAACGCCTTTCAATTGGCCCAGGTAGGAATCAAGACGCTGATAATAGATGAATATATCAATTTATTCATGAATTTCGGCACTGGCTCGGGATTTAGCGCAAGTTCGCAATCGACCGAAACCAAGGGCGAATTGAATTTTAAGTGGTGCAAgctatttctttttttttcgttaaTTGATCGATTCGAATTGATTTGCTATTTATCCCCTACATGCCTGGTACTGCAAAATATTGATGAGCTTCTAGAGAGCACTGAAGTATCTGACGAGATTGATAACGAAACTTGTGTATTGTTATCGAATAAGGTAAATTATATAAATGAAGATCTCGTTAGCGTGAACCAAGACCAATCTTCCGCTGAAAATTATGATGACGATCCTCAAATTATTATACTGAAGCCGAACAGGGCAGTAGCAATGTGCATTAAGGAATACTTTACTATTTACGGGAACGATTTTGAAGGTGAAAGTAAAAGGTCGATGTTTCATCAAATGAACGATTTACAGATTATGAAAGCATTGTTTGGCGATAAATGGAGTTATATAGATAGCGTTGGATACTGTGCTGTTCCCATAGCTAGCGTGCCAGCGAATAGATTGAATTATAAGATAATCGAATTTAAAATCCTGAAACCTTGGGAAAGACAAAACTACATTGCTGCCGGTCAACATCGAGAATCTATTATGAACAAGTGGCTAGATCTTTGGCGAGACTTTTTGAACCAAGCAAACTAA
- the SFH5 gene encoding Sfh5p (Unusual phosphatidylinositol transfer protein (PITP) that binds heme; similar to Sec14p; founding member of conserved class of fungal hemoproteins; exhibits PI- but not PC-transfer activity; localizes to peripheral endoplasmic reticulum, cytosol, and microsomes; partially relocalizes to plasma membrane upon DNA replication stress), with amino-acid sequence MKFDNDSEKQVFDKLKKAIPGIIKEKCAGYDELYGYKLNPEGLTQEEVDKYYDEKIADRLTYKLCKAYQFEYSTIVQNLIDILNWRREFNPLSCAYKEVHNTELQNVGILTFDANGDANKKAVTWNLYGQLVKKKELFQNVDKFVRYRIGLMEKGLSLLDFTSSDNNYMTQVHDYKGVSVWRMDSDIKNCSKTVIGIFQKYYPELLYAKYFVNVPTVFGWVYDLIKKFVDETTRKKFVVLTDGSKLGQYLKDCPYEGYGGKDKKNNLTKQNVTNVHPTEYGLYILQKQIIEDVE; translated from the coding sequence ATGAAATTCGACAATGACAGTGAGAAGCAGGTTTTCGATAAGCTTAAAAAAGCGATTCCTGGTATTATCAAGGAAAAATGTGCAGGATACGATGAATTGTATGGTTACAAGTTGAATCCTGAAGGTCTTACACAAGAGGAGGTTGATAAATACTATGACGAAAAAATCGCCGATCGTCTAACCTACAAACTTTGCAAAGCCTATCAATTTGAATATAGCACCATTGTACAGAACCTGATcgatattttgaattggAGGAGGGAATTCAACCCATTGAGTTGTGCCTACAAGGAAGTCCATAATACAGAATTGCAAAACGTTGGTATTTTGACATTCGATGCAAACGGCGACGCAAATAAAAAGGCTGTCACTTGGAACTTATACGGCCAACtggtcaaaaaaaaagaattgtttCAAAATGTGGATAAGTTTGTACGCTACAGAATCGGGCTCATGGAAAAGGGTTTGAGCTTATTAGATTTCACCAGCTCCGACAACAACTATATGACCCAAGTCCACGATTATAAAGGCGTCTCCGTGTGGCGAATGGATTCTGACATTAAAAACTGTAGCAAGACGGTCATTGgaatctttcaaaaatactATCCAGAACTGTTATATGCAAAGTATTTTGTTAATGTCCCCACCGTTTTCGGCTGGGTTTACGATTTAATCAAAAAGTTCGTTGACGAAACCACCAGAAAGAAGTTCGTGGTATTAACCGACGGCAGCAAGTTGGGTCAATACTTGAAGGATTGCCCATATGAAGGGTATGGCGGGAAAGATAAGAAGAACAATCTGACCAAGCAAAATGTCACAAATGTCCATCCAACAGAATACGGCCTTTACattttacaaaaacaaatcaTCGAG